In a single window of the bacterium genome:
- a CDS encoding response regulator: protein MLADGPPRLLVVDDNRLVRELVRDTFVEAGFVASAAANGREALDMMAVSKPDVVVTDVAMPELDGWGLCEAIKGDPDLRDVPVVFLSSLRDVPDRVRGLRLGAHDYICKPFAPEELLVRVKGILERTFSPAVAGSSASRSVLSGHTSHLATTDLVQLLAVNRKSGCLRLKGDDTGRIFFRDGQIVAAMTSRGAMAKKAVFRMLGWTDAEFEFDPNDDPSLVAADIGQSSQRLLMDALVAIDDLQRLRASLPPDAVRLQLAEGAMQLFAVANELTMTEREVLRAASEQCTMSEMLELGEGTDLDIARAVARLLEKGAIAPAG, encoded by the coding sequence ATGCTGGCCGATGGACCGCCTCGCCTCCTCGTCGTGGACGACAACCGGCTCGTGCGCGAGCTCGTCAGGGACACCTTCGTCGAGGCGGGCTTCGTCGCCTCGGCCGCGGCGAACGGCCGCGAAGCCCTCGACATGATGGCCGTCTCCAAGCCGGACGTCGTCGTCACCGACGTCGCGATGCCGGAGCTCGACGGCTGGGGGCTGTGCGAGGCGATCAAGGGGGATCCCGACCTGCGGGACGTCCCGGTCGTCTTCCTCTCCTCGCTGCGCGACGTGCCGGACCGCGTGCGCGGCCTGCGGCTCGGCGCCCACGACTACATCTGCAAGCCGTTCGCCCCCGAGGAGTTGCTGGTCCGGGTCAAGGGGATCCTCGAGCGGACCTTCAGCCCGGCCGTCGCCGGCTCGTCCGCCTCGCGCTCGGTCCTCTCCGGGCACACGAGCCACCTCGCCACGACCGACCTCGTTCAACTGCTCGCGGTCAACCGCAAGTCGGGCTGCCTGCGGCTGAAGGGGGACGACACCGGGCGGATCTTCTTCCGCGACGGCCAGATCGTCGCCGCGATGACCAGCCGCGGGGCGATGGCCAAGAAGGCCGTCTTCCGGATGCTCGGCTGGACCGACGCCGAGTTCGAGTTCGACCCCAACGACGACCCGAGCCTCGTCGCCGCCGACATCGGCCAATCGAGCCAGCGGCTGCTGATGGACGCCCTCGTGGCGATCGACGACCTGCAGCGGCTGCGGGCCTCGCTCCCGCCGGACGCGGTGCGGCTGCAGCTCGCCGAAGGGGCGATGCAGCTCTTCGCCGTGGCCAACGAGCTGACGATGACCGAGCGCGAGGTCCTCCGCGCCGCCTCCGAGCAGTGCACGATGAGCGAGATGCTCGAGCTCGGGGAAGGGACCGACCTCGACATCGCCCGCGCCGTGGCGCGTCTCTTGGAGAAGGGCGCGATCGCGCCGGCGGGGTAG
- the trxB gene encoding thioredoxin-disulfide reductase, whose amino-acid sequence MNDSSVRNVVILGSGPAGLTAAIYASRANLRPVVYEGLQPGGQLTITTEIENFPGFPDGIPGPEIMDLFRKQAARFGAELDPRGAARVDLSTRPFVVELDGGEIVRARSLIIATGATARTLGLPSERRLMNRGVSMCATCDGFFFRDQDIVVVGGGDTALEEATFLTRFGRTVTLVHRRDKLRGSAPMQARAQANPKMQFAWNSVIEEILGDEKVEGVRLKNVVTGETTDRPCGAVFVAIGHKPNTDLFKGQLPLNEAGYLLTEGRSSRTAVEGVFACGDVQDWVYRQAITAAGSGCAAAIDCERWLEAQNF is encoded by the coding sequence ATGAACGACTCGTCCGTCCGCAACGTCGTGATCCTCGGCTCGGGCCCGGCCGGCCTGACCGCCGCCATCTACGCCTCGCGCGCCAACCTCCGGCCGGTCGTCTACGAGGGGCTGCAGCCCGGCGGCCAGCTGACGATCACGACCGAGATCGAGAACTTCCCCGGCTTCCCCGACGGGATCCCCGGCCCCGAGATCATGGATCTCTTCCGCAAGCAGGCCGCCCGCTTCGGCGCGGAGCTCGATCCGCGCGGCGCGGCGCGCGTCGATCTCTCCACCCGGCCGTTCGTGGTCGAGCTCGACGGCGGCGAGATCGTCCGCGCGCGGTCGCTGATCATCGCCACCGGGGCCACCGCCCGCACGCTCGGCCTGCCTTCCGAGCGGCGCCTGATGAACCGCGGCGTCTCGATGTGCGCGACGTGCGACGGCTTCTTCTTCCGCGACCAGGACATCGTCGTCGTCGGCGGCGGCGACACCGCGCTCGAAGAGGCGACGTTCCTCACCCGCTTCGGCCGCACCGTGACGCTGGTCCACCGGCGCGACAAGCTGCGCGGCTCGGCGCCGATGCAGGCCCGCGCGCAGGCCAACCCGAAGATGCAGTTCGCCTGGAACTCGGTGATCGAGGAGATCCTCGGCGACGAGAAGGTCGAAGGGGTGCGGCTGAAGAACGTCGTCACCGGCGAAACGACCGACCGTCCGTGCGGCGCCGTCTTCGTCGCCATCGGCCACAAGCCGAACACCGACCTCTTCAAGGGGCAGCTGCCGCTCAACGAGGCCGGCTATCTGCTGACCGAAGGGCGCTCGAGCCGCACGGCCGTCGAAGGGGTCTTCGCCTGCGGCGACGTGCAGGACTGGGTCTACCGGCAGGCGATCACGGCCGCCGGCAGCGGCTGCGCCGCGGCGATCGACTGCGAGCGCTGGCTCGAGGCGCAGAACTTCTGA